DNA sequence from the Agromyces aureus genome:
GTCGCCCGGCAGGGCGAGCGCGAGCTGCGCCGAGAGTTCGAGCAGCAGGTGCGGGGCGAGGTCGACGCCGCGCGAGGTCGCCAGCGCGGCGATCTCGAGGAACGGCGTGATGCCGCCGACGCGCACGATGTTCGGCTGCACGAGATCCACTGCGCCGGCGTCGATGAACTCGGCGACCCGGTAGCGCGTGTGCACGTTCTCGCCGAGGGCGATCGGCACGTCGATGCGTGTGTGCAGGGCGACGTGCCCGGCGAGGTCGTCGGCCCGAAGGGGTTCCTCGATCCAGCCGAGGTCGAACGCCGACAGCTCGCCGATGGCGCGCTCGGCCTGCTCGAGGTTCCAGCGCTGGTTCGCGTCGATCATGAGCCCGCGGTCGGGTCCGAGCACGTCGCGCACCGCGCGGATGCGGGCCACGTCGTCGGCGAGGTCGGGACTGCCGACCTTGACCTTCACGGCCTCGAAGCCCGCCTCGACCCAGCGTTCGGCCTGTGCGACGAGCTCGGGCAGCGGGTAGTGCAGGTTGACGCCGCTGCCGTAGACGGTCGCGGTGTCGTGCCGCCGGCCGAGGTGGTCGGTGATGCCGAGCCCGGCGCGGCGGGCCGCGAGATCCCAGAGGGCGAGGTCGAGGCCGGCCATCGCGATCGTGGTGATGCCGCCGCTGCCGCCCTCGTGCAGGTGCGCCCAGAGCGGATGCCACAGGGCCGCCGCATCGGCGTCGCGTCCGAGTGCGAACGCGGCGATGTCGTTCGCGAGGTGGGCCTCGACGGCGGCCGCGCCGATCGACGGGGTCCACGAGAAGCCGCGCCCCTGCGCGCCGTCGGAATCCTCGACGACGACCTCGACGAGCGAGAGGTCGCGCACGTCCGGCCCCCATGGGCGGCTGAGGGGAACGCGGATGCGCCGGGTCGCGAGGCTCCGGATCGCCGCGGTCACCGGGCCGGCACCGCCTCGGCGGATGCGCTCGCCTCGGCGCTCGCGCTCGCCGCGGGGGTCGCCTCGGCGCTCGAAACGTCGTCGGCGCTCGCGCCGGAGGCATCCGCTCGCCCGTGGTGGCTCTGCGGAGCCGAACCGCCGCCGAGCCGCTCGGCGAGCTCCAGCCCGCGCTCGAGGATCGCGCCGAGCCGAGCCTCCTGGTCGGGCGTCGGGTCGACGAGTGGCGGGCGCACCGAGCCGACGGGCAGGCCGCGCAGGCGCAGGCCCGCCTTGATGAGCGAGACGCCGAAGCCGGGCGTTTCATCGCGCAGGCTCACGAGGGGCCGGTAGAACTCGGCGAGCAGGGTCAGGCGGGTCGCCTCGTCGCCGTCGGTGTAGGCGCGGTAGTGCAGGGCGGCCAGTTCGGGGATCATCGCGAACGCCGCCGACGAGTACAGCGGGATGCCGATGCCGCGGTACGCGCCCTGGCTGAGCTCGGCTGTGAGCAGGCCGTTGAAGAACGCGAAGTCGCGGCCCGTGGCCTCGGCGGCGAGCACGATCTCCTGCGCGAGGCCGATGTCGCCCGTGCCGTCCTTGAAGCCGACGACCTTCGGGTTCGCGGCGAGGCGGGTGATGGCGTCGGCCGTGTAGCGCGCCGTGCCGCGGTGGTACACGATCACGGGCAGGTCGGATGCCGCGGCGACCGCCTCGACCCACGCGACGAGTCCGGCGGTCGTGCCCGAGACGAGGTACGGCGGCAGCAGCAGCAGGCCGTCGGCGCCCGCGGCCTCGGCGCCGCGCGCGAGCTCGATCGCGTGGCCGAGCGGGCCGCCCGCGCCCGCGATGACGGGCACGCGCCCGTCGACGGTCCGCACCGTGGTGCGCACGACGTCGATCGCCTCGCCCGCCGAGAGCGCGTGGAATTCGCCGGTACCGCACGCCGGGAACACGCCGCCGGGGCCGAACGGCAGCCGCGAGTCGACGTGCTCGGCGAGCAGGGCGTGGTCGGGCGCGCCGTCCGCGCCGAACGGCGTGACCGGGAAGAACAGCACGCCGTCGAACGAGGGTGCCTGCAGGGGGGTGGTCGTGGTCATCTGGCCCTCGTTTCGAGTCGGTCTGCGTGTCGGGTACGGCCCGCGTCGGCGCGGTCGGATGGGGCGCGGTCGTCGTCGCGGTCGGATGCCCCGCGGTCGGAGGCCGAGCGCTCGGCCGCCGAAGGGCGGTCTGACGCCCCGAGCACCCGCTCGAGCGCCGCCGGCTCGAGTTCGGAGCGCCACGTGCGTTCGGGCCGCCAGCCGAGCAGTCGCTCGGCCTTGTCGATCGCGAACACGGGGCGGCCGTGGCCGAGCGCGTCGGCCGCCTCGCCGAGGGCGGGGGCGAAGTCGCGCCAGAGATCGGCCACATGGTGCACGGCGAGCGCGTCGGCGGCGCCCACGAA
Encoded proteins:
- a CDS encoding mandelate racemase/muconate lactonizing enzyme family protein, with protein sequence MTAAIRSLATRRIRVPLSRPWGPDVRDLSLVEVVVEDSDGAQGRGFSWTPSIGAAAVEAHLANDIAAFALGRDADAAALWHPLWAHLHEGGSGGITTIAMAGLDLALWDLAARRAGLGITDHLGRRHDTATVYGSGVNLHYPLPELVAQAERWVEAGFEAVKVKVGSPDLADDVARIRAVRDVLGPDRGLMIDANQRWNLEQAERAIGELSAFDLGWIEEPLRADDLAGHVALHTRIDVPIALGENVHTRYRVAEFIDAGAVDLVQPNIVRVGGITPFLEIAALATSRGVDLAPHLLLELSAQLALALPGDHLVEAVEDASFESLGALASPSPIELDASLARTTGQLGLGLRFA